DNA from Gemmatimonas sp.:
ATGCGCGAAGCCCCCTCGGGGAGTTCCTGGGGATCGCTGTACGTCACCACGATCGTGGGACTGGCGGTGGCACCCGTCCCCACGACCTGCACCGTGCGCCGATAGCGCGACATCTTGGACATCGGCACGCCGGCCGACGGCGCCACGAGGGTGGAGACCACGCTCAGCACCCGGTCCAGCTCGCCGGTGGCCAACCCGTTCGCGCGTACGGGCAGCGCCTTGCTCCCGGACGTGAGTAGCTCGACACCGTCGGGCACTGCCACGGCGGCTGCCGGAAGCATCTGGCTGCACCCCGGCAGCGAGTCGAGCGTTGCCCCTTCCCACATACCGCGTCGCGACACGATGGCCCCCAGCGGCTCACTGCCCCGGTACGGCACGAACCGCCGTCCCTCGTGCAGCAGCTGCACATCCAGCGCCCGCCATCCCCGCGGGGTGAGCGAGAGGGTGTGCACGCCCTTGCCGTCAATCGTGGCGAGCGGCACGGCCCGCGTGCCCTCCTTGCCCCGCACCACCCGCATGAGCACCGCGGGAGAAGCGGCCAACAGCGTACTGTCGCTTTGCCACCCACGGTCGACAGCCTCGGGATACAGCTTGCCCTTCACGGCGTCGCAGGCGGCAAGTGACAGCGCGCACATGGCCACGGCGCCGGTGGAGACGGCGCGCGAGGGCCGGAGAATACGTGACAGGATGGACACGCAGGCAGTTTCGTACGCCAGCGGTCGGAAGTCCATTGGTCGGGGAGCATCGCGCGGCGCCCGGGGTATGAGCTCGCGGTGCGCATGGCATTCAGCACGGATCTCTGGTGGCATGATGCGGGTACGGGCCCTCGTGGCACACATGACTTCGACAGGCGCCGTAGTGCATCGGTACGGCCGGTGATGTCCGGCCGAGGATTGGGAAGTGCCGCCGCGGGCATGCTGCTGGCGGCCAGCATGGTTGCCGTACCGGCCGCCGCGCAGCGGGCAGGCACGAGGGGCGTGCAGCTGCTGGTGCGCCCCCATGTCGGGGACACCCTGCAGCTCCATGTCGAACAGGCGGTGCACGTCAGCGGCCGCCGTGTGGATGGCCCCCAGTCAACGGTTCCCCCTCTCCTGCAGGGCAAGCGCGGGGCCTCGCCCGCACCCGACTACGGCCCTCGCGCCGGGCGCGCCAAGACGCGCGTGTCCCATGTCCAGCTGTATGCCCACTCGCTGGTGGAGGCGAGTGATCTGACGGAGACGACGCTGCTGGCCACGACCGATTCGATCGTGATGTGGAGCGGCACCACCGGCGACGCGGTGCGGCCGGTGCGCCTGCCCGTTCAGGAGGGCAGTCGGTACGTCCGTGTCACGGTCACTCCCGATGGGGCCATGCGGGTGCGCGATCCGGCGTCGGCCGACGCCACGCTCGGCGCCACGCTGGCCTCGGTGCCAGGACTCCTCCCCACCGGGGCCGTACGCGCCGGGAGCACGTGGCAGCGGGAGATGCGGCTCCCGTCGCTGCCGCTTGGCTCCTATCGGGCCGACGGCGTGGTGCAGGCGCGCCTCCGGCTCGACTCGCTGTCTCGTGGTGGCCGCCACGCCTACATCTCCCTCGTGGGTGTGCTGCGGCGTGATGGTGCGGCACGCGAGCTGCCGCCGGGTACGCGCGTCATCACCGCCGGCACCCTGCGTGGCACCATGGTCGTGGACCGCAGTCGCGCCTGGATTACCGACGCGCGGACCGTCATGGACGTGCAGTCGGAGGTGGCCCCCGGGCCCGCCGGCACCAGTCGTCCGATGCTGCTGGACATTCGCATCGAACAGCAGGTCCGGGTGCACTGAACGGAGCGGGGCACGTGCCGCGCAGCGATGCGCGCCCCGCTGCCACCCGCGCCGGAGACACCCGCCGTTAGGTTTGGGGATGCGTCTCGTCCACCTCGCCGATCTCCATCTCGGCTTCCGCCAGTACCAACGGCTCACCGCCTCGGGTACCAACCAGCGCGAGGATGACGTCGCGGCCACTGTACAGCGGGCCATCACGCAGATCATCGACGTGGCCCCCGATCTGGTCGTCATCGGTGGCGACGTGTTTCACACCGTGCGGCCGTCCAATCCGGCTATCCTGCACGCCTTTCGTGCCCTCATGCAGCTGCGGGAACGCCTGCCCGAGACGCCCGTGATCATGGTGGCGGGCAACCACGACGCGCCGCGCACGGCGGAAACGGGGTGCATTCTGCGGCTCTTCCGGGAGATCGGCGTACACGTGGCCGATGCGAGCGCGGAGCTGTTCACCTTTCCGGAGCAGTCGCTTGCCGTTTTGGCCGTACCGGATGCCCCCGGTGTTGAGCGACCACCGCTGCTGCCCCCCGAAGGCTTCCGGCATACCGTGCTCCTGCTGCACGGCGAGGTGGCGGGACTGTTGCCGGCGCAGGCCGCGAACGCCGAGCGGGCCGCCATCGAGATTCCGCCGGAGGCGCTGCATGCCGACCAGTGGAGCTACGTGGCGCTTGGTCACTACCACGTGTACCGTGAAGTTGCGCCACGGGCCTACTACAGTGGCTCCCTCGAATACACCAGCACCAACCCGTGGGGCGAACTGCGCGAGGAGCGCGACCGCCGCATTCCCGGCAAGGGCTTCATCGAGCATGACCTGACCCACGGTGTCCATCGCTTTCATCCGGTGACGCCGGCGCGCCCGCTGCTCGATCTTGAACCGATCGACGCCAGCGGGATGGGAGCGGGCGAGATCGATGCGGCCATACGGGCGCGGGTGGACAGCGCGCCGGGGGGGATCGATCACCGCATCGTGCGGGTGACCGTGCGCAACGTGGCCCGTCACGTGGCCCGCGAGCTGGACCACGGGGCGCTGCGCGAGTATCGCCGGCGGGCGATGCACTTCCACCTCGATACGCGACGCCCCGACCCGTTGCCGCGTCGCGCGGGAGGCGGCAACGGCAGCGGCGGAAGCCGCCGCGCCACGCTGCCGGAGATCGTCGGTGATCAACTGCGCGAGCGACCGCTGCCGGCCGACGTGGACCGCGACCAGTTCGTGGCGCTCGGCCTGCGCTATCTGCACCTCGCGGAGGAAGCGGCCGTCGCGGCGCTCCCGGTGATGGACGGCTGAGCATGCGACTCCTTTCGCTCCGCCTGCAGAACTTCCGCCAGCATGCCGACACGCGACTGGACTTCGATCGCGGGTTGACCGGCATCGTCGGGCCCAATGGATCGGGCAAGTCCACCATCCTCGAAGCCATTGCGTGGGCCCTCTACGGCAACCCGGCAGCCCGCGGCACGCGTGACGGCATCCGTTTCTCGCGCGCCGGCGCGCGCGCGCCGGTGAAAGTGGAGCTCGTGTTCGAGCTGGCCGGCCACCGGTACCGCGTCCTGCGCGGACTCTCCAACGCCGAGGTCTACCTCGACGCTGGTGAATCCCCCATCGCGAATACCATCACCGGGGCCACGGAGTTGCTGCAGCGCCGCCTCGGCATGACGCGCGCGGAGTTCTTTCACACGTACTTCACGGGGCAAAAGGAGCTGGACGTGATGGCCGCGCTGGGGGCGGCCGAGCGGGCGCGTTTCCTGTCGCGCGTGCTGGGATACGATCGCATCACTGGCGCCCAGGAGTTCGCCCGCGAGCGTCGGCGCGCGGTGCTGGCGGAAATCAACGGACTCAAGCAGGGCATGGCCGACCCTGACGCCATCTGGCGCGCCGTGGCCGACGCCGAGGCGCGTCTGGCCGTGGCGCGCACGCGATCGGCCGAAGCGGAAACGGCGCAGCGGGACGCGGCCGCGCGGCTGCAGGGGCTCGTGCCCCGGTGGCAGGATGCGCAGTCGCAGCGGGAGCAACGGCTGCAGCTGGCGTCCGAACTGCGGGTGGCCGAGAGTGAGGCGGTGTCGCTGTCGCGCGAACTCGAACGGCTCGATCGTGAACTCGACGCGGTGGCACGCGCGCACGACGAGCTCGTGCCATTGCGCGCGGAGGCCAACGGACTGGCCGGTGTGCGCGAGGCGCTGTCGGCGCAGGAAGAGCTTGCCGCCGCCGGGGCCCGCCGACAGGCGCTGCTCGAACGGGTGGCCGCATACGCCGAAGAGGAGGCCAAGCTCATCGATCGGGCGGCGCGGCTCGAGTCGGCGCCCGCGCTGGAGGTGGAGACCACGGCGCAGCTGCTGGCGTTGCGTGCAGTCCTGGCGCAGGCAGAGCAGGCGCTCGATACCGAGCGTACCGCCTGGGCGCGTGATCGGCAGGAGGCGGAAACGCGTCTCGAGGCGCTGCGCACGCAGTACGCGGAGCTCTCGCAGCAACGGGAGCGACTCGAAGGGTTGGGAGAGGAAAGTCCCTGTCCCACCTGTGGCCAGCCGCTGGGGGCGAACTTCGCCTCGGTACTGGAGCAGCTCAACGAGCAACTCGAGACGGTCCGTGTCGATGGCCACTATTTCCGGCAGCGCGCCGAGCAGCTCTCGGCCGTGCCGGCGAGCATTGACGGCCTCGAAGAGGGACGTCGCGGCCAGCAGCAGGAGGTGGCCGTCGCCGAGCGCCGGTTGGCGCGCATCCAGGCGGCGATGGGAGAGGCCGGCATGGTGGCGGAGCAGCGGGCGCAACTGACGCGTCGGCTGGAGGATGCCACGACGCAGCTGGCGGCGCTGGCGTCCGGCTACGACGCGCATCGGCACGAACAGCTCCGTGCCGAGGTGCAGCGGCTGCAGGAGATCGAAACGCGCATGGCACGGGTGAGCGGACTCCTCGAGCGTGAACTCGTGACCCGTACCGAGCGGGCGCGTGTGCTGGCCGCGCGCGACGCGGCGCGCGAGCGCATGATGATGGTGGAAACGCAATCGGCGGCGCTGGGTATGGATGATGCCACCTACGGCACGGTGCGGGCGGCGTACGAGGCCGCGGCCGCCGAGGCGCAGCGCGCCGAACTGGAAGCGGTGGCTGCGAGCGGCGAAGCCGAGCGGGCGCGCACGGCACTGGACACGGCGGAGCAGGCGCGACGGGAGCTGGCCCGCCTGCAGGCCAGCCTCGATGCGCTGGAAACGGAAAAGCGCGTGCACGATGAACTCGATCGCGCCTTCACCGACCTGCGCAGCGACCTGAATCATCAGCTGCGCCCGGAGCTGGCGGAAATCGCGAGCCGATTCCTCGACGATCTCACCGACGGGCGGTACACTCAACTGGAGTTCGACGAGGAGTATCGCCTGCTCGTGCTCGAGGACGGGGTGCCGAAGCCGGTGATCTCGGGCGGCGAGGAAGACCTGTGCAATCTGGTGCTGCGTCTGGCCATCTCGCAGATGATCGCCGAGCGGGCCGGCCAGTCGTTCTCGCTGCTCATTCTCGACGAGGTGTTCGGTTCGCTCGATGAAACCCGACGGAGCAACGTGGTGGAATTGCTGCGGAGACTGCATGATCGATTCGAACAGGTCATCGTGATCACGCACATCGAACAGGTGCGCGAGGGACTCGATCGCCTGCTGCTGGTGCGTTTCGACGAAACGCGCGGGTGCAGCGTGGTCACCGACGCCACAACGGCGATGGAGGGCGCGTCGTTGTCATCGGAGGTGGAGTTCGCGGCAGGTGCCGCGCCCGCGCCCTGGGGCGAGGGGTGAGCCGATGACCGTGTCGACCCGATCGTTCCGCAGTGCCCGACCGGTTGACGGACCGTTCGTGGCGACGTTGGCGGACATCCCCGAGCTGAACGAGATCTTCACCGAGGCGTTCACCGAGCGCTATCGCAAGGACGGGATGACGGGCGTGCGGGTACCGCCGCTCAATCCGGCTATCTGGCGCTATGCCATCGAGGACGCCGGCGACGGGGCGCTCTGCTGGCGGGATGGGCAGGGACGCCTCGTGGCCTTCAACATGGCGCACCACTCGGGCACAGAAGGGTGGATGGGGCCGCTGTGTGTCCGCCCCGACCAACAGGGCGTGGGATTGGGGAAGGTGGTGGTGCAGGCCGGGATGCGTTGGCTTCGGCTGCAGCAGGCGCGCGTCATCGGCCTCGAAACGATGCCGCGAACGATGGACAACATCGGCTTCTACTCCAACCTTGGCTTCGTGCCGTCGCATCTCACCATCACGGTGACGCTCGATGCGGCGGTCGGCCCCAAGGCACCGCGCCTGCTGTCACAGCTGTCGGCGAGCGACAAGGTGGCCGCGATGGCGGCGTGTCTCGCGCTCACCACGCGCGTGATGCCGGGGTACGACTTCACCCGCGAACTCGAACTGACCGACCGGCTGGGGCTGGGGGATACGGTGCTGCTCGGCCCGCCGCACGATCCGTCGGGGTTTGCCCTCTGTCACTCGGCGCCGCTGGTCGAGGGGCGCTCACGTGACGAGCTGCGCGTGCTGAAGCTCGTGCTCGCGCGCCGCGCTGAGCTGCCGGCGCTGCTGGGGGCGCTGGCCGACCTGGCGCGGCGCACCGGCACACGCCGTCTCGCCATCCGCGTGCAGGGTGACTATCCCGACGCCTATCGCACGCTGGTGGCCCGCGGCGCGCGCGTGCGGTGGACCGATCTGCGGATGAGCGTCTTCGGGTGGTCCGAAGTGCCGCCCACCGAGGGCATGGTCCTGTCGAATTGGGAGATCTGACGCCACCGTGCGCCCGGGGGCGCGGTGGCGGCGTGACAACTACCGCCCAGTGCCGGGGCCGTTGGGCGTGTCGCGCACGACGATGCGCCAGATGATGAGGAACACCCCGGCGGTCAGCAGCAGGTGAATCCAGCCGGGCGCCTCCGTGGCGACGGTGAGCCCGCCCCAGACGACCAGCATCACGATTCCGGCAAGCAGAGTGAGGTCCATGAGACAATCTACTCCAGTGCGCAATTGCGCGTTCCGGGGCCGCATTCTACAATACGCCTCGTATCCATGGCTGCGGGGGCGGGGAGGCTTTACTTCTTGAGCCGATAAGTCCTGAGAAGGGATTCAACAAACGGGTGAACGTCATGCCCCAGTGCGGGGAAGGCGACAGCGCGGTGAGAGTCTTATTGTTTTCTTTGGGCTTCAAGATCACCCTCTTCGTTCCCGTGTTGTTGCGAAGGCCCCGTCCTTGTGGCGGGGCCTTCGCTTTGGGGGTAGCCGACGGAACCAATTCCCTTCCGGCCGGCTTCATTCCACATGCCAATCGTTACCGTGACACGCCGTCTCCGCTTCAACGCGGCGCACCGAGTTCACAATCCTGCGCTCTCCGACGCCGAGAACACCCGGCTCTTCGGCAAGTGCAACAACCCCAACTGGCACGGTCACAACTACGAGTTGGAAGTGTCGGTCCGGGGGCCCGTGGATGAGCGAACCGGTTACGTGATCGACCTGGGGCAGCTGCGGGACGTGGTGGACCGGCATGTGATCGACGAGACGGACCATCGCAATTTCAACATCGACGTCCCCTACACGCAGGGCATCAATCCGACCACCGAAAACGTGGTGGTGGCCATGTGGCGGGTGCTCGCTCCGGCGATCGCGCCCGCCCAACTGGTTCGACTGCGGCTCTGGGAAACCGAGAACAACTATGTCGACTACGAAGGGGAATAAGGACGTGATCCGACCTGTAGCAGGAGTGCCGTCGGGACGTGCGGCGGTCAGCGTCGTCGATCCCGACGACTTCGCCGTGGATGGCAACCTCGCCGAGTACGAAACGATGGTGCGTCGTCAGCTCGAACTGATCGGAGAGGACCCCGATCGTGAGGGGCTACTCAAGACGCCGAGCCGTGTGGCCAAGGCGCAGATGTGGCTCACCCGCGGCTACGGCCAGACGGCATCGGAAGTCATCGGCGACGCCTTGTTCGCGGAGGATCACGAGAACATGGTCATGGTGCGTGACATCGAGATGTACTCGATGTGCGAGCACCACATGTTGCCCTTCTTCGGCAAGGTGCACATCGCCTACATCCCCAACGGCAAGATCGTGGGGCTGTCGAAGCTGCCGCGCGTGGTGGAAGTGTTCGCGCGCCGCCTGCAGGTGCAGGAGCGTCTCGGGGAGCAGATCGCCGACGCGCTGGAAGAGGTACTGCAGCCCAAGGGGGTCGGCGTCGTCATCGAGGCGGTGCATCTGTGCATGATGATGCGCGGTGTGGAGAAGCAGAGCTCGCGGACGATCACGTCCAGCATGCGGGGCCTGTTTCGCGACGATTCGAAGACCCGCAGCGAGTTTCTGCGGCTCGCCCACTCCCCCACCACGTACTGAGCGCCATGCCCGCGGGTGCGCCCCTGAGCGGCCGAACGGCGCTGGTCACCGGGGCGTCACGTGGCATCGGCCGCGCCGTGTCCCGTGCCCTCGCCTCGGCGGGGGCACGACTGTTTCTGCTGGCCCGCTCCCGGGATGCGCTCGAGTCCCTCGCCTTCGAGCTGGGTGGAGGCGCCGAGGCATACGCCTGTGATCTCGCCGATGCGCCCGCTCTGTCGCAGACCGTCTCCGGCGTGTTGGCCGCCGCCGGCGGTCAGGTGGACATCCTCGTCAGCAACGCCGGGATCTTTCCGTTGGCCGCCATTGCCGACACGTCGCCATCCACGTTCGAGCAGACGCTCACCGCCAACCTCACGGCGCCGTACCGGCTGCTGCACGCCCTGCTGCCCGGCATGCGGGCGCAGCGCAGCGGACACGTGGTGACCATCGGGTCGGTCGCCGATCGTCGGATCTTCGGTGGCAATGGCGCCTACTCCGCCAGCAAGTTCGGCGCGCGCGCCCTGCACGAGGTGTTGCGCGAGGAGTGCGTCGGCTCGGGCATTCGCACCACGCTCGTCTCGCCCGCCGCCACGGACACGCCCATCTGGGATCCGGTCGACCCCGACAATACGCCGGGGTTCCCGCCGCGCGCCAGCATGTTGCTCGCGGCCGACGTTGCCGATGCCGTGCTGTGGGCCGTGACGCGCCCTCCACACGTGAACGTCGACGAGCTGAGAATCAGTCGGGCCTAGCGGCGTGCACGCTGCGCGCCGTCGCCGTTAGCTTTCGTCATGCTGAGAGACCTGCTCGATGCGCTGCGGTGCCCGCGTCCGCACGACGAGTCCTGGCTGGTGGCCATGGTG
Protein-coding regions in this window:
- a CDS encoding GNAT family N-acetyltransferase, producing the protein MTVSTRSFRSARPVDGPFVATLADIPELNEIFTEAFTERYRKDGMTGVRVPPLNPAIWRYAIEDAGDGALCWRDGQGRLVAFNMAHHSGTEGWMGPLCVRPDQQGVGLGKVVVQAGMRWLRLQQARVIGLETMPRTMDNIGFYSNLGFVPSHLTITVTLDAAVGPKAPRLLSQLSASDKVAAMAACLALTTRVMPGYDFTRELELTDRLGLGDTVLLGPPHDPSGFALCHSAPLVEGRSRDELRVLKLVLARRAELPALLGALADLARRTGTRRLAIRVQGDYPDAYRTLVARGARVRWTDLRMSVFGWSEVPPTEGMVLSNWEI
- a CDS encoding SDR family oxidoreductase, whose product is MPAGAPLSGRTALVTGASRGIGRAVSRALASAGARLFLLARSRDALESLAFELGGGAEAYACDLADAPALSQTVSGVLAAAGGQVDILVSNAGIFPLAAIADTSPSTFEQTLTANLTAPYRLLHALLPGMRAQRSGHVVTIGSVADRRIFGGNGAYSASKFGARALHEVLREECVGSGIRTTLVSPAATDTPIWDPVDPDNTPGFPPRASMLLAADVADAVLWAVTRPPHVNVDELRISRA
- a CDS encoding DNA repair exonuclease, which produces MRLVHLADLHLGFRQYQRLTASGTNQREDDVAATVQRAITQIIDVAPDLVVIGGDVFHTVRPSNPAILHAFRALMQLRERLPETPVIMVAGNHDAPRTAETGCILRLFREIGVHVADASAELFTFPEQSLAVLAVPDAPGVERPPLLPPEGFRHTVLLLHGEVAGLLPAQAANAERAAIEIPPEALHADQWSYVALGHYHVYREVAPRAYYSGSLEYTSTNPWGELREERDRRIPGKGFIEHDLTHGVHRFHPVTPARPLLDLEPIDASGMGAGEIDAAIRARVDSAPGGIDHRIVRVTVRNVARHVARELDHGALREYRRRAMHFHLDTRRPDPLPRRAGGGNGSGGSRRATLPEIVGDQLRERPLPADVDRDQFVALGLRYLHLAEEAAVAALPVMDG
- the folE gene encoding GTP cyclohydrolase I FolE; protein product: MIRPVAGVPSGRAAVSVVDPDDFAVDGNLAEYETMVRRQLELIGEDPDREGLLKTPSRVAKAQMWLTRGYGQTASEVIGDALFAEDHENMVMVRDIEMYSMCEHHMLPFFGKVHIAYIPNGKIVGLSKLPRVVEVFARRLQVQERLGEQIADALEEVLQPKGVGVVIEAVHLCMMMRGVEKQSSRTITSSMRGLFRDDSKTRSEFLRLAHSPTTY
- a CDS encoding SMC family ATPase; the protein is MRLLSLRLQNFRQHADTRLDFDRGLTGIVGPNGSGKSTILEAIAWALYGNPAARGTRDGIRFSRAGARAPVKVELVFELAGHRYRVLRGLSNAEVYLDAGESPIANTITGATELLQRRLGMTRAEFFHTYFTGQKELDVMAALGAAERARFLSRVLGYDRITGAQEFARERRRAVLAEINGLKQGMADPDAIWRAVADAEARLAVARTRSAEAETAQRDAAARLQGLVPRWQDAQSQREQRLQLASELRVAESEAVSLSRELERLDRELDAVARAHDELVPLRAEANGLAGVREALSAQEELAAAGARRQALLERVAAYAEEEAKLIDRAARLESAPALEVETTAQLLALRAVLAQAEQALDTERTAWARDRQEAETRLEALRTQYAELSQQRERLEGLGEESPCPTCGQPLGANFASVLEQLNEQLETVRVDGHYFRQRAEQLSAVPASIDGLEEGRRGQQQEVAVAERRLARIQAAMGEAGMVAEQRAQLTRRLEDATTQLAALASGYDAHRHEQLRAEVQRLQEIETRMARVSGLLERELVTRTERARVLAARDAARERMMMVETQSAALGMDDATYGTVRAAYEAAAAEAQRAELEAVAASGEAERARTALDTAEQARRELARLQASLDALETEKRVHDELDRAFTDLRSDLNHQLRPELAEIASRFLDDLTDGRYTQLEFDEEYRLLVLEDGVPKPVISGGEEDLCNLVLRLAISQMIAERAGQSFSLLILDEVFGSLDETRRSNVVELLRRLHDRFEQVIVITHIEQVREGLDRLLLVRFDETRGCSVVTDATTAMEGASLSSEVEFAAGAAPAPWGEG
- a CDS encoding 6-carboxytetrahydropterin synthase — its product is MPIVTVTRRLRFNAAHRVHNPALSDAENTRLFGKCNNPNWHGHNYELEVSVRGPVDERTGYVIDLGQLRDVVDRHVIDETDHRNFNIDVPYTQGINPTTENVVVAMWRVLAPAIAPAQLVRLRLWETENNYVDYEGE